A window from Spirochaetota bacterium encodes these proteins:
- a CDS encoding DUF4372 domain-containing protein translates to MKKNHQPHKVNQKFFSPLPVFGQLVSLVKQANIEPIILKSKSDKHSKKFKSKDHLFTMLVAVITRVQSIRDLCAMFL, encoded by the coding sequence ATGAAAAAGAATCATCAGCCCCACAAAGTTAATCAAAAATTCTTTTCTCCTCTCCCGGTTTTTGGACAGCTCGTATCTCTTGTCAAACAAGCTAATATAGAACCCATCATCCTGAAATCCAAATCAGATAAGCATTCTAAAAAGTTCAAATCAAAAGACCATCTTTTCACTATGTTGGTGGCCGTTATCACCCGTGTGCAGTCCATTCGAGACCTCTGTGCTATGTTTCTTG